Genomic DNA from Oncorhynchus clarkii lewisi isolate Uvic-CL-2024 chromosome 5, UVic_Ocla_1.0, whole genome shotgun sequence:
TGGCATTTCATATCACGTGTTCTCAGATCCACCTGGAGCCAAAATAGGTGAGGATAACCCATCCTGATTTATGTGCTGATTATGGACCAGTTTTGCCTTTTGAATCACattgaataagattacatggacaaggaggacctgatcctagattccTATTCGGAGAACCTTGGTACACTTTGACTGAATTGAACTTCTCTCGCAGGAAATGGAGGCGCAACACTGTACTCTTTGCAACGGCTGGAAGACATCTATGGGAAGGCTCTGGGTGGATACAGGATCCTTCTGATTCATGCAGGTATAATCGCTCATTACATGGTAAAACTGTATATTAATTGGAAATTATGTAAAAGTGATATAAGTGTAAGGTAGGCCTATATTATTGAACATAATTATGCAAGCACTACTGTAAGTCTATTGTAGGTCACATTGGAAAAAAGTTTCTGCTAAATGGCGTATATTTTTGATTGTTCAAATAACTTTGATTTTCCTAGGTGGATTCAGTCAGCGTTTGCCCAATGCCAGTGCCCTGGGGAAAATCTTCACCCCCATGCCCTTGGGTGACCCTCCTTACCAGATGCTGGAGCTCAAACTGGCCGTGTTTGTGGATTTACCCAAGCACATGAAACCGGGTGTGCTGGTAACCAGTGCAGATTGCATAGAGCTCTACAGTATAGCGGAGGATGAGAACATCAGGTTTGACAGGTCTGGGTTCACTGCTCTAGcccatccctctcccatctccatTGGAACAACCCACGGAGTCTTTGTGCTGGACCAGAAGGAGAAGTCTGTATTGGCCGACATGGAATACAGGACCTGCCTCCATTTTCTGCACAAACCTAGCGTCAAGAAGATGCATGAAAACGGTGCTGTGTGTAAGAGTCAGGATAGCTGTATGTCACTTCTGAGTGATGCAGAGTTTGTGTACACAGACAGTACATATTATGTAGATTACAACACTGCAATGCCGTTGCTTAGTCTATTCCGAGAAGTGGGTCCTTTGGGCTGTGAGATAGATGCCTATGGGGACTTCCTTCAGGCCCTGGGTCCCCAAGCCACGGTGGCTTACACCAACAACACTGCCAATGTCACCAAGCAGGAGAGCAACCTGGTGGAGATGCGTCAGAAGATCTTCCACTGCCTTAAGGGAACCCCGCTCAACCTGGTGGCTCTCAACCACTCCAAGTTTTACCACATTGGCACCACCACAGAGTACCTCTTCTACCTCACAGAGGACCCGTGCCTGAGGGGTGAGCTGGGACTATACAAGGTGCTAGGCTACAGCCAAAACTTTAGCTTTAAGGTCTGCTGTGTGATGCTCAGTGACGTGAAGCCCGGCTGCTCTTTAACTCCAGGCTCGGTGGTAGAGTACTGCAGGCTGGAGGCCGGCGCTCATGTTGGCGGGCGGACCATACTCAGCGGCTGCTGGGTAGGTGCGGGCCTGAAAGTGCCTGATGGAACCTTCATGCACTCCCTCTGCGTGAACCGGGAGGGCCAAACCGGTTTTGTTACCGTCACCTTCGGCATCGAGGATGACCTCAAGAAGAGCGTGGGGTCCCCTGCGAATATGGGGGGCTTGAACCTGTTCGGGGCCAGTTTGGTCGAGTGCCTGGCCAAGTGGGGCCTGAGTCCCGAGAGCCTGAGGTTCTCTGGTGACACATCGAGTTGTAGTCTTTGGAACGCCTGTCTCTTCCCTGTGTGCCCGGACATGCGCAACTCCTTCTCCCTGACTCTGGAGATGCTGCAGCCGGGCGGGTCCACTGTCACGTTGCCCCCAGGCACCAAGCTGATGTCTCTACAGGAGGCCCTGCAATGTAAAAACTTGGAGGAGATGCTCAAGTACAGGAAGAAACTAATGGAGGATGTAAAGATGAAGAATTGGAGCTGACTGTGAGCTATAGTGATTAGGCTACTATTGATTGTAATACCATTGTGCCTTTTGTAATCATGATAGGAAGGATTGTGTGTTAAATTGAACTGAAGTAGGGATACAATGTGGTGGGCATTTGGTAGCATTCGGGTACAATGGTTGGATCAGCTATTTGATACATAAACGGGACATTTGGATGTagcttttttttgttatttctgttGTATATAAATccattttgtaataatgacagaaAATATTTGAGATTTGTGTTTGTCTCTTCATTGTCCTATGCTGGTGTGGGACACTTTCCTCAGAATTAAAATAGATTCTGGTACTGTGCTCAATTTTAAGGGACAGCTTTTGACATCCTGTACAGCAGTGccagctctagccttttggggggcCCTATGAAGCAATATTTGGTTGGGGGGCCTCCCACCAAGTGAGCAATTATTTTTGGTGGCCCCCCTCTTGACAACAGAGAGAACATTTTAAGTTTTAAAGCAAGatttctgcagttctacacattttgcaatggggcagagagaattttctgtagttttaaagctaatttcctgcaattctacacatgacTTATtccatgttaatgatatctgagtgagagtgacaaaCAAAATCAGTatgggccccctggaggtcagggcccctgggcacgtgccctgCTTGCCCGGTCGGTAATTCGGCTATGACTACTACAAGATTAGCAAACTGACTAGATTAATTTATCAATCTAAAAATTGtcagctgacatgggctaattgagtgactgtcagtgactgacaaaacaagaggaaaactgctgatgcacaaccacatttcgaaCTTGcatcttgtgtattctactactcaacagtaagttgactgtcgcttatgcctggagctGGCCCTGCAGcagtttcccaactccagtccttgagTACCCCCAAAGGCACACagttttgttgtagccctggacaaactcacttgattcaacttgtcaaccaATCATCGAGCCCTggatgagttgaatcaggtgagtttgtccAGGTGGGGCCTACAACAAAactgtgtgctgttgggggtactcgaggacaggagttgggaaacactgctacaCAGTAATATATAGGTAGTGGCCTATCGGCATTCAATCAGAGGCAAGTTTCCAGTCTATGATGTCATGCTGGTATGATTGTTTGGTTTCCCCAGAGAGAATATCAAATATCcaccagtctgaagtcctgagggctctggagcaggttttcatcaaggaatcctcagtactttgctccgttcatctttgcctcaatcctgactagtctcccagtccctgctgctgaaaaacgtccccacagcatgacgctaccaccaccatgcttcaccgtagggatggtgctaggtttcctccagacgtgatgcttggcattcaggccaaagaattcaatcttggtttcatcagaccagataatcttgtttttcatggtctgagagtatttaggtgccttttggcaaactccaagagggctgtcatgtgccttttactgaagagtggcttccgtctggccactaccataaaggcctgattggtggagtgctgcagagatagttgtccttctggaaggttctcccatctccacagaggaactctcgaactctgttagagtgaccattgggttcttggtcaccagaggtgtaaagtacttaaataaaaatactttaaagtactacttaagtagtttttgggggtatctgtactttactttactatttatatttttgacaacttttacttttactccactacattcctaaagaaaattatgtactttttactccatacactttccctgacacccaaaagtacattttgaaaggaaaatggtccaattcacacacttatcaagagaacatccctgctcatccgtactgcttctgatctggcggactcactaaacacaaatgcttaggttgtaaattatgtgtgagtgttggagtgtgccccaagGCTATaggtacatttaaaaaacaagaagatcgtgctgtctggtgtgttttaatataaggaatttgaaattatttatccttttacttttgatacttaagtataattataacaaaatacttttagacttttactcaagtactattttacagggagacttt
This window encodes:
- the LOC139410083 gene encoding fucose-1-phosphate guanylyltransferase; the encoded protein is MNEQGSKKLQIATMEKLERFDTLRGKQVQPGEFWDLVVLTAVDDNQREAYELQISEKLGRKEIPLGISYHVFSDPPGAKIGNGGATLYSLQRLEDIYGKALGGYRILLIHAGGFSQRLPNASALGKIFTPMPLGDPPYQMLELKLAVFVDLPKHMKPGVLVTSADCIELYSIAEDENIRFDRSGFTALAHPSPISIGTTHGVFVLDQKEKSVLADMEYRTCLHFLHKPSVKKMHENGAVCKSQDSCMSLLSDAEFVYTDSTYYVDYNTAMPLLSLFREVGPLGCEIDAYGDFLQALGPQATVAYTNNTANVTKQESNLVEMRQKIFHCLKGTPLNLVALNHSKFYHIGTTTEYLFYLTEDPCLRGELGLYKVLGYSQNFSFKVCCVMLSDVKPGCSLTPGSVVEYCRLEAGAHVGGRTILSGCWVGAGLKVPDGTFMHSLCVNREGQTGFVTVTFGIEDDLKKSVGSPANMGGLNLFGASLVECLAKWGLSPESLRFSGDTSSCSLWNACLFPVCPDMRNSFSLTLEMLQPGGSTVTLPPGTKLMSLQEALQCKNLEEMLKYRKKLMEDVKMKNWS